One stretch of Siphonobacter curvatus DNA includes these proteins:
- a CDS encoding DUF2339 domain-containing protein, which produces MNEKNRIDALEAEVQRLSGQLTIYQQHLRQIERELLLLRRGEETASIPSTPPVPPVAIPPRPISVPPPPVAAPRPVTRSQTPTEEYIGGNLLSKIGIAALVIGMAIFVKYAFDNDLIGPWGRLLLGWGLGAGLTGLALWLKPKYLTYSAVLLSGGVATAYLTTYAAFYFYHFLPPPVAFGLMVAITLFTVWQATQYEVQWIGLFGLVGAYAVPFLVGGNGAAWGLFVYMTILNTGVLALAYQRNWLLMNTAAFSFTWLIFIAFIINGFDRPGYVWISLVFGAVFFLQLYANQLIYPLFQKEYVNNRTILLMILNSFFYFFPTYFILNEHHYPTLTITAFTLANSLVHGGIAWYMHQRNFAVLSRTSLALMLVFLIVAVPIQLEGDWITILWAAGAAALYYLGVNRSSRLLRVFGIALIYLAAGSVFVYWYDPVIQSPNYLPYFNRTFLTNFLYLAALVFMLFQSYRNDRTGLFPNSLLILLLGTAYFIGWVEWERYFNIQVNRYAPLIEKVVFMSYSALYLGLVHWGLSRRSLGIWKAFSLGLSGLLFLYIVAEHPILDLVNQYLKVPATPLFLRFLLYVSLAVWTWGLYRMIPEYTPGWKKIRNGFLYVIHVIPLWILSQELMTHLILLDPLHAEEQRLQATQAGFSVLWGVYSLVLIVLGFTQKVKRYRLSGIALFGIVLGKLLIFDLSRVPTGGKIIIFLSVGVLLLVTSFLYQKYKDKLLEDDQPVQ; this is translated from the coding sequence ATGAATGAAAAAAACAGAATCGACGCTCTGGAAGCCGAAGTACAACGACTTTCCGGCCAGCTAACGATCTATCAGCAACACCTCCGTCAGATCGAGCGGGAACTGCTCCTGCTTCGACGCGGCGAAGAAACAGCCTCTATACCCTCAACACCCCCCGTACCTCCCGTTGCCATACCTCCGCGTCCGATCTCCGTACCACCACCACCGGTAGCGGCTCCCCGCCCCGTTACGCGTTCGCAAACGCCCACGGAAGAGTATATCGGAGGTAACCTCCTGAGTAAAATAGGCATTGCGGCTCTGGTAATCGGCATGGCTATTTTCGTAAAATACGCCTTCGACAATGATCTGATTGGTCCCTGGGGCCGTTTGCTGCTGGGTTGGGGACTGGGAGCGGGTTTAACGGGACTGGCCCTGTGGCTGAAGCCCAAGTATCTGACCTACAGTGCCGTACTCCTGAGTGGCGGCGTTGCTACAGCGTATCTAACTACCTATGCGGCGTTTTACTTTTACCATTTTCTGCCGCCGCCCGTCGCTTTTGGGCTAATGGTGGCGATCACGCTCTTTACCGTCTGGCAGGCCACGCAGTACGAAGTTCAGTGGATTGGACTTTTCGGACTCGTGGGAGCGTATGCGGTGCCCTTCCTCGTTGGCGGAAACGGAGCTGCCTGGGGCCTGTTTGTGTACATGACGATTCTGAACACCGGCGTACTGGCTCTGGCCTACCAACGCAACTGGCTGTTGATGAACACGGCAGCGTTCAGTTTTACCTGGCTCATCTTCATCGCCTTTATCATCAACGGATTCGACCGGCCCGGTTACGTCTGGATCAGTCTGGTATTCGGAGCTGTTTTCTTTTTACAACTCTACGCCAATCAACTGATTTACCCCTTGTTCCAGAAGGAGTACGTGAACAACCGTACTATTCTGCTAATGATTCTGAATTCCTTTTTTTACTTTTTCCCGACATACTTTATCCTTAATGAGCACCACTATCCTACCCTGACCATCACGGCGTTTACGTTAGCCAACAGCCTAGTACACGGAGGAATTGCGTGGTATATGCATCAGCGAAATTTTGCCGTACTCTCCCGCACCTCGCTGGCCTTAATGCTGGTGTTTCTGATCGTTGCCGTACCGATTCAATTGGAAGGCGACTGGATTACGATCCTTTGGGCAGCGGGGGCAGCAGCTTTGTATTACCTGGGCGTCAATCGGTCTTCGCGGTTATTGCGGGTGTTTGGAATCGCCCTGATTTATCTGGCGGCGGGTTCCGTCTTCGTTTACTGGTACGATCCTGTAATCCAGTCACCCAACTATCTGCCCTATTTCAACCGGACTTTCCTGACTAATTTTCTGTACCTGGCAGCCCTGGTCTTCATGCTTTTTCAATCGTATCGCAACGACCGGACGGGTCTTTTCCCCAATAGCTTGCTGATTCTGCTGCTGGGAACAGCCTACTTTATTGGCTGGGTTGAATGGGAACGGTATTTCAATATCCAGGTAAACCGCTACGCTCCGCTTATTGAGAAAGTGGTATTTATGAGTTACTCGGCTCTGTATCTGGGGCTGGTTCACTGGGGTTTGTCCCGACGTTCCCTGGGGATTTGGAAAGCGTTTAGTCTGGGACTTTCGGGATTACTATTTCTGTACATCGTTGCTGAGCATCCCATTTTGGACCTGGTCAATCAGTACCTCAAAGTCCCCGCTACACCGCTGTTTCTGCGTTTTCTGCTGTACGTATCACTGGCCGTGTGGACCTGGGGTCTGTACCGAATGATTCCCGAGTATACGCCCGGCTGGAAAAAGATCCGCAACGGTTTTCTGTACGTCATCCATGTCATTCCTTTATGGATTCTGAGTCAGGAATTGATGACGCATCTGATTCTGCTTGATCCCCTGCACGCTGAGGAACAACGCCTGCAGGCCACTCAGGCCGGATTTAGCGTTCTTTGGGGCGTCTATTCGCTGGTACTGATTGTACTGGGTTTCACTCAAAAAGTAAAACGATACCGATTATCCGGCATCGCTCTCTTTGGAATCGTACTCGGGAAACTGCTCATTTTTGACCTGAGTCGCGTGCCTACGGGCGGGAAAATCATCATTTTCCTGAGCGTTGGGGTCTTGTTGCTGGTTACGTCTTTCCTTTATCAGAAGTACAAGGATAAATTATTGGAAGACGATCAGCCCGTTCAGTAA